A window of Bradyrhizobium diazoefficiens genomic DNA:
CGTCATCGGCTTATCGCAGATCACATGGATTCCGGCCTCGAGGAAAGCGCGGGCAGCGGGCGCGTGCACATGGTTCGGCGTCACAATCGACACCGCCTCGATCCCGTCGGGGCGCGCGGCCTCGGCCCTCGCCATCTCCTCGAATGATCCGTAGGATCTTTCGGCCGCGAGTCCGAGTTCCACGGCCGACGCCTTCGCCCGGACAGGTTCTGAGGACAGCGCCCCCGCGACCAGTTCGAACTGCCCGTCGATCCGCGCCGCTATGCGATGAACGGCCCCGATAAATGCGCCTTGACCGCCGCCCACCATGCCAAGTCTGATTCGGCCGCCTGTGGTGTCGTACCCGCTTGCTTCAATCACCATGCGAACCTCCTAAGCCAGGCCGAGCATCTTGCGATTCGCCAGGTCGTCGGTGCCCGCCCCGGCAAAATCGTCGAAAGCGCGCTCGGTTACGCGGATGATGTGGTGTTTGATGAACTCCGCGCCTTCGCGCGCGCCGTCCTCGGGGTGCTTGAGCGCGCATTCCCACTCCAGCACCGCCCAGCTGCCGAAATCGTAGGCTGTCAGCTTGGAGAAGATGCCGCCGAAATCGACCTGTCCGTCGCCCAGCGAGCGGAACCGCCCTGCCCGATTCACCCAACTCTGGAAACCGCCATAAACGCCCTGTCGGCCCGTCGGATTGAATTCTGCATCCTTCACGTGGAAGGCCTTTATGCGCTCATGATAGATGTCGACGTAATCGAGATAGTCGAGCTGCTGCAGCAGAAGGTGCGACGGATCGTAGAGCAGATTCGCCCGCGCGTGATTCTTCACCCGTTCGAGGAACATCTCATAGCTGACGCCGTCATGCAGATCTTCGCCGGGATGAATCTCGTAGCAGACGTCGACGCCGTTCTCGTCGGCATAGTCGAGCAGCGGCGTCCAGCGTCTCGCCAGCTCATCGAACGCTGCTTCCACGAGTCCGGCCGGGCGCTGCGGCCACGGATAGATATAGGGCCAGGCCAGCGCACCGGAGAAGGTGGCATGCGCCTGCAAACCGAGATGCTTAGATGCTCTAAGCGCGCGCTTCACCTGGTCAATCGCCCATTCGGCACGCGCCGACGGGTTACCGCGCACTTCCGGCGCCGCAAAGCCGTCGAAGGCAGCATCATAGGCGGGGTGTACCGCGACGAGCTGGCCCTGGAGATGAGTGGAGAGCTCGGTGACCTCCAGGCCGTGCCGTGCGGCGACCCCGCTGATTTCATCGCAATAGGTCTTTGAATCGGATGCCTTCTTCAGATCGAACAGACGCGCGTCCCAGGTCGGAATCTGAACACCCTTGTAGCCGAGCGACGATGCCCACGCGCAGATCGCGTCAAACGAATTGAACGGAGTCGCATCCCCGGCGAACTGCGCCAGGAAAATGGCTGGACCCTTTATCGACTTCATGAGCTTTCCTCCCGAACGTCCGTTAGGGTTTACATGGGTAGAACCGAAATTACGGCAGGTTGTCCCGCAGAAAAATATCGATACGGATGCGCTCCTGGTCGGGGCTGATGGGTTCACCCGAACAATGCGCGAGCAGAATTCGCGCCGCAGACCGGGCCTCGTGGCCGGGATCCTGGTTGATGATGGCATCGAGCGTGCCGCGAACCAGGAAGCGCCGCGTGTGCTGGGTCAGCTCATGAGCGATCCAGACCACCTCTCGCGCGCGGCCCTGATCCTCAAGCGCATTGGCAATGCCACGGTTTCCGGCGCCGCAGCAATATATTCCGCGGAGATCGGCATGGCGCGCGAGCAACGCGGCAGTGAGCTGTTGCGTGCGCTCGCTGTCGTCGCGGCCTTCAATGACCGGCAGTCCGATCAGGTTCGGATACTCGCTGGACAGGATCTGGTGAAAGCCGAACTGCCGCTCGGTATGATCGCGCAGCGACAACGATCCCGCGATTACGGCAACCGTCCCCTCGCGGCCGGCGAGGAAACGTCCCATCAGCGTCGCCGCAGTTCGCCCCGCGGCCGGGTTGTCGATACCGACATAGTGCAGGCGGCGCGAGCTCGGCGCGTCCGACACAAGGGTCACCACGGCGACCCCGCGCGCGGCGAGTTCATCGATCGCGTCGCGCACCTTGGGATGGTCGAGCGCGACGACGGCGACACCCTGATAGGCCAGCGGCAGATTTTCCAGCGCGTCGGCGAGGACATCCGGATCGAACACGTCGACATGGACGATATCGATGAAGCCGCGCTGGCCGGCGAGCCAGCCTGCGGTGCGCTGGACCTGTTCGGTCAGGTTGGTCATGAAACTGTTACTGCCGGTCGGCAGCACGAAGGCGAAGCGGTACGTCTGCCCGCGGGCGAGCCGCGCGGCCGCGACGTCGGCGCGATAGCCGAGTTTTGCCACCGCGGCCTCGACACGCGCGACGGTCTTGGCGCGCACGCCCTCGCGCCGATTGACGACGCGGTCGGCGGTCGCGAGGGAAACGCCCGCCGCGCGCGCGACATCCTCAAGCGTAGCGCGAACTGGCGGCTGGGTCGCACCAACCCTCATGTACGCGCCGCCCACAATATGCCGCGGGTCATCAGAGCCTGGATCTCCGGTGCGTCGAACTCGTAGGCACGGTGGCCGAGCGAGGAATAGAACACCTGCCGGCGCCGCAGCGCTTTTTCCAAACCACGGGCATCACCATGCCATCGATCCAAGGAGCGTCGGCGACGTTGACCAAAAGCAGGCATACGGCAGCGGCGTGTCCCATCACCTTCCTCCCAAGCGGCCTTTATTCTTTTGGCTGCAATCCTGCCTCCGATTTTTGAGGTACGCAACTAAAATTCTGCCCTATGCACCTCACGCGCGAACCAAACAAGGTCAGAGCAAGGTTGGGGCGTCGCATTGCCCGCAACGCAATCGACGGCTACCCACGTCCGCAGTTTATTCCGCCTTGCTGGCAAGGCCGCTCCGTCACGGTGGGCGCAGCGCACATTGGCTGCGAGACGAAGGATTGGTGGCGCGGCGATGCTGATGGCCTCTATCCCCACGGTCTGGGTCGGGCTCTATCTGATCCTCATCTTTGCCGCCCGGCTCGGCTGGTTTCCAAGCTCCGGTTATCCTTCGATAT
This region includes:
- a CDS encoding sugar phosphate isomerase/epimerase family protein → MKSIKGPAIFLAQFAGDATPFNSFDAICAWASSLGYKGVQIPTWDARLFDLKKASDSKTYCDEISGVAARHGLEVTELSTHLQGQLVAVHPAYDAAFDGFAAPEVRGNPSARAEWAIDQVKRALRASKHLGLQAHATFSGALAWPYIYPWPQRPAGLVEAAFDELARRWTPLLDYADENGVDVCYEIHPGEDLHDGVSYEMFLERVKNHARANLLYDPSHLLLQQLDYLDYVDIYHERIKAFHVKDAEFNPTGRQGVYGGFQSWVNRAGRFRSLGDGQVDFGGIFSKLTAYDFGSWAVLEWECALKHPEDGAREGAEFIKHHIIRVTERAFDDFAGAGTDDLANRKMLGLA
- a CDS encoding LacI family DNA-binding transcriptional regulator — protein: MRVGATQPPVRATLEDVARAAGVSLATADRVVNRREGVRAKTVARVEAAVAKLGYRADVAAARLARGQTYRFAFVLPTGSNSFMTNLTEQVQRTAGWLAGQRGFIDIVHVDVFDPDVLADALENLPLAYQGVAVVALDHPKVRDAIDELAARGVAVVTLVSDAPSSRRLHYVGIDNPAAGRTAATLMGRFLAGREGTVAVIAGSLSLRDHTERQFGFHQILSSEYPNLIGLPVIEGRDDSERTQQLTAALLARHADLRGIYCCGAGNRGIANALEDQGRAREVVWIAHELTQHTRRFLVRGTLDAIINQDPGHEARSAARILLAHCSGEPISPDQERIRIDIFLRDNLP